The sequence below is a genomic window from Streptomyces sp. NBC_00289.
GTGGACGGCGATGACGGCCTTGAGTCCGCTGGCGCGGTCCTGACAGAGCACGACTTGCTCATGACCCCCCTGATCCGAGTGGAACAGGGTGTGCAGTACATCAGCAGGCGCGCCGGTTACGTCGGTCACTGTGGTGACTCCCGGGTAAGTAGCGGCGGTCGGACACGGGCTCCCGTATGGGTGGCGGGGCCTGTGGCCATGAGATTAGAGCCTGGGTGCGCCCGCGGACCGCGCAGTGCCCAGGATCACCCCCTGCCGGAGTACGGCCGTGCGACGATTTGCATGGATTTCCCGTCCGTCAGTCGGCGGGTCCGGAGGTTTTCCCGGTGGTGGGAGGGGGAGGGAGCAGGCGTGCCCAAGGTGTCCTCGGTGATCGTCCCGTACGCGACCTATCTGCGCGTGTACGAGCCGTTGGCCGCCTTCCCGGAAGCGGAGCGCGGTCACTGGGAGCGCTACGCCCGCCGCGAAGACCGCCCCTCGTACCAGGACGAGCTGCGCCGCTCCCTGACCGACCTGCTGCCCACCCCGCCGGTACCGGTGCCGGTGCACGAGAGCGGCGACGCGTTCGTGCTCGAGGTCGACGGGGTGGTGTGCGTGTGCCCCTGGCGCACCCGGCTGCGCGGCTGGCAGGCCCTGGGCGAGCTGGGCGAGGAGCTGCCGGCGCCGGTCCTGGACGCGGTGCTGCCCCCGGTCGTCCGTGGGCAGGCCGCCAAGGACTACGAGCGCTGGCTGATCCGCAACCCGGACGCCCGCCCCTGGATCCGTACCGCGACCTGGCAGGTGCCGCTGCACTGGTTCGTGCTGGTCTCCGACGGTGAGCGGGAAGTCGGGAAGGGCTCGGGCGACGAGGGCGGCGAGGCGCCGGTGCTGCGCTACCGGACGCCGATGGTGCAGGCCCGGCGGCGGGTGGCGCGGGCGCTGCGGACGCTCAAGGAGGCCATCGACGAGGGGCCGCTGATCGACGGCCTGGTCGATGTCGGACGCTGGCTGGAGGAGTTCCACCCGCGCTCGCTGGTGGAGCTGGACTACGGCGGCCTGGTGCACGTGCTGCCGGCCGAAGAGCTCGCCGAGGACCATTCGGCGACGGACGTGGCCGAGGGCATCGAGGCGCTGCGGCAGGGCGACGGGGCGGCCGCGGGTGAGGCGTACGGGCGGCTGGTGGAGCGGTGGCGGTCGGTGCGGGACCGCCGGTCGGCGAACTGACGTTTGACCTGACGCCCGTTTTGGGGTTTTGTCCTCGCACCGGGGTTCCGGGGTTCCTGAGGTTTCGTCAACAAGGGGCGTAGGTCCCGATCCGGGCGATTACTGCCAAGCGTGACGGACCGCACGTACGCGGCCCTTGCGCCGCTTGCCCCTCCTCATGCCAAAATAGGACAAGGAGTCCGGGGGAGACTCTGTCTGCCCATGTATGGGTGGAATCTCAGCATTGCACGCTATGGGGGGTCTGGTGACTCCTGATCGCCCCTGTGACTGATCGTCACAGTGGCGTGACTGTCCGCTATGGCATGGTCCATCGGCTTCCGTCGCGGATGAACCCCTGGGAGGGCAATTCCATCGGTTTGGCCGACGTGGCTGGACGGATGGTGTAGTTGTAGTGCCGAGGACAAGCCGTTCGTCCTATAACCGACTCGACTCGCGTCCGCCATTTCGGGCAACGCGGGTCAAGGTGCAGAATTTAGAGGAAAGAACCGAGATGGTTCGGTTCTCCCGAGGAGGCCGCTCATGACCGCTCGCACCCCTGATGCCGAGCCGCTGCTGACCCCGGCTGAGGTCGCCACCATGTTCCGTGTCGACCCCAAGACGGTCACGCGGTGGGCGAAGGCCGGCAAGCTGACTTCGATTCGTACGCTCGGCGGTCACCGCCGGTACCGCGAAGCCGAAGTCCGCGCTCTGCTCGCGGGCATCCCGCAGCAGCGCAGCGAAGCCTGAACAACTGAATAATCGGACAAACCGGCAGTTCCCCAACATGTCGAGGCGTCCGGAACCGCAGCTCCAAGCGACGCGGGTCCTGCCCCAACAGGCCCCACGCCCACGCTCTTCCAAGCTTTCCCAGTAACACACAGGGTGCGTCGTAGATCGCGCTGGACTCCGCCGGGTCCAGCGCGATCTTTTTTGTGCGCGGAACGTGGCCTGATCGACAGGTCTGTGAGCGCCCTTGTCGGAGTCTGGGGAGGGGTGTCGGATCTCCTGTGGGGAACGCCTTCGGACTGGTGCAATTGCACATATTAAATTGACCAGTTGTAGGCGAGGTGTAAGTACCGCACTTTCAGAAACTCATGCGGTGACACCCGTCACATGGCGAGCCGCTTGTTGCCGCTGGGGCAGGTGCGCTATGGGAGACCTGACCGTCAGCATCCCACCGGAGAACGGGTGTTGGGCGTGGTTGGCCCCTCACGCGGTGGCCGCCCTCTCGTCCTCCGGGGCCTGCTGCGGGGCCTGCGCGGCCCGTGGGCCGGAGTCCAGCGCCAGCCGCAGCAGACGGTGGCAGATGGGGCAGTGACGCGTCAGGTGGCCGTAGGAGGAGGCAGCCGACAGATGCGCGCGGAGCAGTGCCCGCGTCTCGTGCCTGACCGACTCCGCCATGCGCCACCTCCGGGGCCGTACGGGAACGAACGGGCCCTGGTCCCTGGGTACCGAGCGAACGGGACGGCGTCAAGACGGCGTCGGGTCCGACGGGCGTCTTCAGGGCTGAGAAGAGGACCGGGGAGGGGGCCGGGGAGAGGGCCGGGAAGCTGGAACACGAAGAAGGCCCGCCCCTTGCCGGGGCGGGCCTTCTTCGTCTGCGGTCCTGACGGGATTTGAACCCGCGGCCTCCACCTTGACAGGGTGGCGAGCACTCCAAACTGCTCCACAGGACCAGGTTTCGCGGCACTTGATGTTGCGCTGTGCTGCGAGAAGAGACTGTACAGGAGGGGGAGCCCCCGGTCGAACTCACCCAGGGTGGGAGCGCCGTTACGGGACAGCCGCGTCGATCGCCTTCACGATCCGCTTGTCGGAGACCGGGTACGCCGTGCCCAGCGCGTGGGCGAAATAGCTGACCCGCAGCTCCTCGATCATCCAGCGGATGTCCAGCACCGACGAGGGGACCGGGCGGCCCTGCGGCATCTGCTCCAGCAGCCACGCGTACTCGTCCTGCATCTCGTGGACCTTCTCCATGCGGCTGGTGTCCCGCTGGGCACCGGTCGGCATCTGCTGGAGCCGGCGGTCCGCGGCCACGAGATAGCGCATCAGGTCCGGCAGCCGCCGCAACCCCGCCGCCGTCACGAACCCCGGCTTCACCAGGGCGTCCAACTGCTTGCGGACATCCGCCAGGTTCGGCAGCAGGGAGGGGCTGCGGAAGGCCTTCAGACGGCGCTCACAGGCCTGCCAGGCGGCCAGCACCTGCTGCACCTGACCCACCGTACGAACCGTCGTGTCGACGATCTCCGCCCGCACCTTGTCGAACAGCTTGCGGTACGACTCCTCGTCCCACGCCGGGCCGCCGAAGTCCCCGATCAGCTTGTCCGCCGCCGCCATCGCGCAGTCGTCGAACAGCGCCTGGATGGAACCGTGCGGATTCGCGGACAGCGCGAGCTTCTGGGCGTTCGTCAGCTTCTCGGACGCGAACTTCGCCGGATTGACCGGAATGTTGCGCAGGATCAGCCGCCGCGTACCTCTCCACATCGCCTCCGTCTGCTCGGCCTCGGTGTCGAAGAGCCGTACGGACACCGTGTCACCGTCGTCGACGAGCGCCGGGTAGGCCTTCACCGGCTGGCCGGCCCGACGGGTCTCGAAGACGCGGGTGAGGGAACCGATCGTCCAGTCCGTCAGCCCCCTGCGCTCCAGCGACTCGCCGCCCTGTCGCTCCGCCGTCGCCGCCGCGGCCTGCGAGAGGGCCTGCCGCGCCTTCGGCTTCAGCCTGAGCTTCAGCGCCTCCAGGTCCTTGTCCTCGGCGATCTTGCGGCGCCGCTCGTCGACGATCCGGAACGTGATGCGCAGATGCTCCGGGACCTTCGCCCAGTCGAAGTCGTCCACCGTGAAGGGGACACCGACCATCCGCTTCAGCTCTCGCGCCATCGTCACCGTCAGCGGCTCCTGGAGCGGGACCGACCGGTCCAGGAACCGCTTCGCGTAGTTCGGTGCCGGCACGTAGTGGCGGCGGATCGGCTTCGGGAGGGAACGGATCAGCTCCGTGACCACCTCTTCCCTGAGCCCGGGAATCTGCCAGTCGAAGCCCTCGTCGACGACCTGGTTCAGCACCTGGAGCGGGATGTGGACGGTGACACCGTCCGCGTCCGCGCCCGGCTCGAACTGGTACGTCACGCGGAACTTCAGCGGGCCCTGCCGCCACGAGTCCGGATAGTCCGCCTTGGTGACCGCCTCCGCCGACTCGCGGATGAGCATCTCCCGCTCGAAGTCGAGGAAGTCCGGCTGCTCGTGCCGGTGGTGCTTCCACCACGAGTCGAAGTGGGCGCCCGACACCACCTGCTCCGGCACCCGCCGGTCGTAGAAGTCGAACAGCGTCTCGTCGTCGACCACGATGTCCCGGCGCCGCGCCCGGTGCTCCAACTCCTCGACCTCGCTGAGGAGTCTGCGGTTGTCCGCGAAGAACTTGTGGTGGGTACGCCAGTCGCCCTCGACGAGCGCGTTACGGATGAACAGCTCGCGGCTGGCCTCCGGGTCGATCCGGCCGTAGTTCACCTTGCGCTGGGCGATGATCGGCACGCCGTACAGCGTCACCTTCTCGAACGCCATCACCGCCGCCTCGTCCTTCTCCCAGTGCGGCTCGCTGTACGTCCGCTTGAGGAGATGGCCGGCCAGCGGCTCCACCCACTCGGGCTCGATCTTCGCGTTGACGCGGGCCCACAGCCGGGACGTCTCCACCAGCTCCGCCGACATCACGAACCGCGGGGGCTTCTTGAACAGGGCCGAGCCCGGGAAGATCGCGAACTTGGCGCCCCGGGCGCCGAGATAGTCGTTCTTCGCGCCGTCCTTCACGTCCTTCATGCCGACGTGCGACAGCAGGCCGGCCAGGAGGGAGACGTGGACCCGGTCCGCCGGGGCGTCCTCCTCCGCGAGATGGATGCCCATCTGCTTGGCCACGGTCCGCAACTGCGAGTAGATGTCCTGCCATTCGCGAATGCGCAGGAAGTTCAGGTACTCCTGCTTGCACATGCGCCGGAACGACGAGGAGCCCCGCTCCTTCTGCTGCTCACGGACGTAACGCCAGAGGTTGAGATAGGCGAGGAAGTCACTCGTCTCGTCCCTGAACCGGGCGTGCTGCTGATCGGCCTGCGTCTGCTTGTCGGCGGGACGCTCCCGCGGGTCCTGGATCGACAGCGCGGCCGCTATCACCATGACCTCGCGCACACAGCCGTTCTTGTCGGCCTCCAGGACCATACGGGCCAGCCGGGGGTCGACGGGCAGCTGGGCCAGCTTGCGGCCGGTGTCCGTGAGCCGCTTGCGTACGTCCTTCTGCGCCGGGTCCAACGCACCCAACTCCTGGAGGAGTTGGACGCCGTCGCGGATGTTGCGGTGGTCCGGCGGGTCGATGAAGGGGAACTTCTCGATCTCGCCGAGGCCGGCCGCCGTCATCTGCAGGATGACGGAGGCGAGGTTGGTCCGCAGGATCTCCGCGTCGGTGAACTCCGGGCGGGCGAGGAAGTCGTCCTCGCTGTAGAGCCGGATGCAGACACCGTCGCTCAGCCGGCCGCAGCGGCCCTTGCGCTGGTTGGCGCTCGCCTGCGAGACCGGCTCGATGGGCAGCCGCTGCACCTTGGTGCGGTGGCTGTACCGGGAGATCCGGGCGAAGCCGGGGTCGATGACGTACTTGATGCCCGGAACCGTCAGCGAGGTCTCCGCGACGTTGGTCGCCAGAACGATCCTGCGGCCGGTGTGCGGCTGGAACACCCGGTGCTGCTCGGCGTGCGAGAGCCGGGCGTACAGCGGCAGCACCTCCGTGAACCGGTACTGCTTCCTGGTCAGCGCGTCGGCCGTGTCCCGGATCTCCCGCTCACCGGAGAGGAAGACCAGGATGTCGCCCTTGCCCTCCCCCATCAGTTCCTCCACGGCATCGGTGATCGCCGTGATCTGGTCGCGGTCGGCGTCGTCGCCCTCCTCCTCCAGGAGCGGGCGGTAACGCACCTCGACCGGATACGTGCGGCCGCTGACCTCGACGATCGGCGCCTCGCCGAAATGCCGGGAGAAACGCTCCGGGTCGATGGTCGCGGAGGTGATGACGACCTTCAGATCCGGCCGCCTGGGCAGCAGCTGGGCGAGATACCCGAGCAGGAAGTCGATGTTCAGGGACCGCTCGTGGGCCTCGTCGATGATGATCGTGTCGTAGGCGCGCAGCTCACGGTCGGTCTGGATCTCGGCCAGCAGGATGCCGTCCGTCATGAGCTTGACGAAGGTGCCCTCCGGATTCACCTGGTCGGTGAACCGCACCTTCCAGCCGACGGCCTCCCCCAGCGGGGTGTCCAGCTCCTCCGCCACCCGCTCGGCGACGGTACGGGCCGCGATCCGGCGGGGCTGGGTGTGCCCGATCATGCCGCGCACCCCACGCCCCAGCTCGAGACAGATCTTGGGGATCTGGGTCGTCTTGCCCGACCCGGTCTCACCGGCCACGATGACAACCTGGTGATCACGGATGGCGTCCGCGATCACGTCCTTCTTCTGGCTGACAGGCAGCTGCTCGGGGTAGGTCACGGCGGGCACCCGGGCGCGCCGTCGGCCCATCCGGGCCTCGCCCCGCTCGACCTCCGCCTCGATCTCGGCCAGCACGGCGGCACGGGCCTCCGGCTTACGGATCTTGCGCGCACCTTCGAGCCTGCGCCCGAGCCGTTGCGCGTCGCGCAGGGACAGCTCGGTCAGGCGAGGGGCGAGGGCGCCGAGGGCGGCCGGGGTTTCGGGGGCAGGGTGCGTAGACATACGCGATCCAGGATCTCATCCCGGGGAAATTCGTGGCGAACGCTTTTGCCGCCGGGGCTCGGAAGGCTCCCGGCGAGGCGTCTCAGGGGCTGCGGGGGGCCGGGGGCGCGGGCGCCGGTACCGGTTCGCCGGGGGGTGTGGGTGTGGGTGCCGGTGCCTGCACCGGTGCGGGGGCCGCCTCACGCCTGATGCCGTCGCCCAACGCGATGGACCGGGCCGTGTTGGAGACCGCCTTGATGCCGAGGTAGGCCGTGGTCATGCCGCTCACCGCGGTGAACGCGGCGGTCAGCAGACCGACGATCACCGCCTTGTCACCGTCGAGCCGCCACACCCCGAAGACCGCCACTCCGCAGATCGCCAGGTTGCTCAGCACCACGGCGAGTAACCCGTACCGCGCGCGGACCTTCTCCAGCTCGACGTCCTGACCCGCCCCGGCCTTGTCCCGACCCATCGTCTCCCCGCCCCTGACCCCTACGCCGACCAGCCAGAACGTAGCGGCACCCGGGAACGCTGCCAAGCGGAACGCACGAAGACGAAGACCCCGTCCACAGGGACGGGGTCTTCGGGATGTGGCTGGGGCCGGGGTCGAACCGGCGACCTATCGCTTTTCAGGCGATCGCTCGTACCAACTGAGCTACCCAGCCACGAGGTCTCTTTCGAGGCCTCAGCGGTCCTGACGGGATTTGAACCCGCGGCCTCCACCTTGACAGGGTGGCGAGCACTCCAAACTGCTCCACAGGACCAAGCTGTTGTGTGCGAAACACTCTCGCACACCGTACCGCGTACCCCCAACGGGATTCGAACCCGTGCTACCGCCTTGAAAGGGCGGCGTCCTAGGCCGCTAGACGATGAGGGCGAGAAGCCAATACCGCTCTGCTTCGTCTTCGCGTTCCCGAAACCGAGGGGACGTGAGAAGCATGTGACTTAGCTTCCCCCCGAGGGGTTCCGCTTCTCCTTCACTTCGACGGAAGTTCAGGACGGTCAAGCCCTGACCGGCGCCCTTGGGCACGAACAGACTGTACTACGTGGCCTGGATGCGGGCCAAACCAGATAGTGCGGGGCGCTTCACGGCTGGTTCTTCTCGGGGAGATGACGGCTGACCTCCGCCGTCGTCAGGCCCAGGCCGCCGAGTTTGATCTCGTCCCAGGCCTGGAGGCGGTGGGTGGCCCGGTCCATGTAGAGGATCGACGCCTCGATCGGATCCGGGTACTTGCCCTCGACCGCGCGCAGCCCGCTGCCGCCGGTCGAGCCCTCGACGCGCAGCCGGGTGCCCTTCTTCAGGAGTTCCGTCTCCTCGTGGTGGAGGTGTCCGGCCAGCACCATGGGGACCTCGCCGTCGACCCGGCGGGCCGCCGACGGTTCGTGGGCGACGGCGAGGTCCACGGGGGTGCCGGCGGACCGCTGGGCACGCAGAGCCGCGGCCAGCCGGTCGCCCGCCAGTTCCTGGGTGGCGGCGGCACCCGGGACGGTCGAGCGGTCGGGGGTGAACTGGGGGTCGCCGATGCCGGCGAAGCGCAGGCCGGCGACCGTCTCGGCGTCGCCGTCGTCGAGGACGTGCACGTTCTTCATACGTTCCAGGTAGCGCTGGGTGGTCAGCGAGTCGTGGTTGCCGCGGACCCAGACGTAGGGGGCGCCGAGGTCGGCGATGGGGTCGAGGAAGCCGTTCTCGGCCGCCGTGCCGTGGTCCATGGTGTCGCCGGAGTCGACGATCAC
It includes:
- a CDS encoding DUF6274 family protein, with amino-acid sequence MAESVRHETRALLRAHLSAASSYGHLTRHCPICHRLLRLALDSGPRAAQAPQQAPEDERAATA
- the bldC gene encoding developmental transcriptional regulator BldC, which translates into the protein MTARTPDAEPLLTPAEVATMFRVDPKTVTRWAKAGKLTSIRTLGGHRRYREAEVRALLAGIPQQRSEA
- the hrpA gene encoding ATP-dependent RNA helicase HrpA, with translation MSTHPAPETPAALGALAPRLTELSLRDAQRLGRRLEGARKIRKPEARAAVLAEIEAEVERGEARMGRRRARVPAVTYPEQLPVSQKKDVIADAIRDHQVVIVAGETGSGKTTQIPKICLELGRGVRGMIGHTQPRRIAARTVAERVAEELDTPLGEAVGWKVRFTDQVNPEGTFVKLMTDGILLAEIQTDRELRAYDTIIIDEAHERSLNIDFLLGYLAQLLPRRPDLKVVITSATIDPERFSRHFGEAPIVEVSGRTYPVEVRYRPLLEEEGDDADRDQITAITDAVEELMGEGKGDILVFLSGEREIRDTADALTRKQYRFTEVLPLYARLSHAEQHRVFQPHTGRRIVLATNVAETSLTVPGIKYVIDPGFARISRYSHRTKVQRLPIEPVSQASANQRKGRCGRLSDGVCIRLYSEDDFLARPEFTDAEILRTNLASVILQMTAAGLGEIEKFPFIDPPDHRNIRDGVQLLQELGALDPAQKDVRKRLTDTGRKLAQLPVDPRLARMVLEADKNGCVREVMVIAAALSIQDPRERPADKQTQADQQHARFRDETSDFLAYLNLWRYVREQQKERGSSSFRRMCKQEYLNFLRIREWQDIYSQLRTVAKQMGIHLAEEDAPADRVHVSLLAGLLSHVGMKDVKDGAKNDYLGARGAKFAIFPGSALFKKPPRFVMSAELVETSRLWARVNAKIEPEWVEPLAGHLLKRTYSEPHWEKDEAAVMAFEKVTLYGVPIIAQRKVNYGRIDPEASRELFIRNALVEGDWRTHHKFFADNRRLLSEVEELEHRARRRDIVVDDETLFDFYDRRVPEQVVSGAHFDSWWKHHRHEQPDFLDFEREMLIRESAEAVTKADYPDSWRQGPLKFRVTYQFEPGADADGVTVHIPLQVLNQVVDEGFDWQIPGLREEVVTELIRSLPKPIRRHYVPAPNYAKRFLDRSVPLQEPLTVTMARELKRMVGVPFTVDDFDWAKVPEHLRITFRIVDERRRKIAEDKDLEALKLRLKPKARQALSQAAAATAERQGGESLERRGLTDWTIGSLTRVFETRRAGQPVKAYPALVDDGDTVSVRLFDTEAEQTEAMWRGTRRLILRNIPVNPAKFASEKLTNAQKLALSANPHGSIQALFDDCAMAAADKLIGDFGGPAWDEESYRKLFDKVRAEIVDTTVRTVGQVQQVLAAWQACERRLKAFRSPSLLPNLADVRKQLDALVKPGFVTAAGLRRLPDLMRYLVAADRRLQQMPTGAQRDTSRMEKVHEMQDEYAWLLEQMPQGRPVPSSVLDIRWMIEELRVSYFAHALGTAYPVSDKRIVKAIDAAVP